From a region of the Castanea sativa cultivar Marrone di Chiusa Pesio chromosome 10, ASM4071231v1 genome:
- the LOC142611743 gene encoding pentatricopeptide repeat-containing protein At4g22760-like: MVVPRLTTLLNNSLTVNQAKQIHAQILINGLNNHLEPLVVRQITLSTSTHSRIVAQAQYLKLILYQLQNPDAFSWGCTIRFFSQHGQFKEAFSLYVQMHRLGLCPTTFAVSSALRACARIEYRIGGVLVHGQVHKYGHRSCVYVQTALVNFYSKLCDMVSAQKVFDEMLVKNVVSWNSILSGYLKSGNLAEAQGVFDEIPRKDVISWNSMVLGYARAGYLDRACSFFQQIPEKNTASWNSMISGYVDCGEIESARSIIDAMPQRNNVSWITMIAGYSKCGDVESAQKLFDQMDEKDLLSFNAMISCYAQDSQPKEAIELFNQMLEPNVNVQPDGLTLASLTSAYSQLGDFKFRMHFPR; this comes from the coding sequence ATGGTGGTGCCAAGACTAACAACGTTGTTGAATAACAGCCTAACTGTTAATCAGGCAAAGCAAATCCATGCACAAATCCTCATAAACGGTCTCAATAACCACTTGGAACCCCTCGTAGTCCGCCAAATCACCCTCTCAACTTCCACTCACTCTAGAATTGTTGCTCAAGCTCAATATCTAAAACTAATTCTTTACCAATTGCAAAACCCAGATGCTTTTTCTTGGGGTTGCACAATTCGGTTTTTTTCCCAGCATGGCCAATTCAAAGAAGCTTTTTCGCTTTATGTTCAGATGCACAGACTAGGTCTGTGTCCAACCACTTTTGCTGTTTCTTCTGCTCTAAGAGCATGTGCTAGAATTGAGTATAGGATAGGTGGAGTTTTGGTACATGGTCAAGTTCATAAATATGGACATCGTAGCTGTGTTTACGTGCAAACAGCACTTGTGAATTTCTATTCTAAACTGTGTGATATGGTAAGTGCACAGAAGGTGTTTGATGAGATGTTGGTGAAGAATGTGGTTTCTTGGAATTCTATTTTATCTGGGTATTTGAAATCTGGTAATTTAGCTGAAGCTCAGGGGGTGTTCGATGAAATTCCAAGGAAAGATGTTATATCTTGGAATTCAATGGTTTTGGGGTATGCGAGAGCAGGATATTTGGACCGGGCATGCTCTTTTTTTCAGCAGATACCGGAGAAAAACACAGCTTCTTGGAACTCAATGATTAGTGGTTATGTTGATTGTGGGGAGATAGAATCGGCAAGAAGCATTATTGATGCAATGCCCCAAAGAAATAATGTTTCTTGGATCACAATGATTGCTGGGTACTCGAAATGTGGGGATGTTGAGTCTGCTCAGAAACTCTTTGATCAGATGGATGAGAAAGATCTGCTCTCGTTTAATGCAATGATATCTTGCTATGCTCAAGATAGCCAACCTAAGGAGGCCATTGAGCTGTTCAACCAGATGCTTGAACCAAATGTAAATGTTCAGCCAGATGGATTAACTTTGGCTAGTCTAACATCTGCTTATTCACAACTAGGAGATTTCAAATTTAGGATGCATTTTCCAcgatag
- the LOC142612058 gene encoding uncharacterized protein LOC142612058, protein MHTDVVVRESSASIPWRATGFYGQPETEKRYISWQLLDTLKAQCDMPWIIFGDFNEIVHQSKKSGGQERDVKQMEGFRNCLGQCGLVDMGSVGQRFTWCNGRIGDQRTKLRLDRMVANEEWMSIPLPLLALSLKRRQLRKPVRKRFLFEAMWTRDDGCRDIIETAWDPLENSVVHFITDKLKKCQDHLQRWNWRVYGNVNKVLRQKQSKLQHLEASE, encoded by the exons ATGCATACAGACGTGGTTGTCCGTGAGAGCTCGGCATCAATTCCTTGGAGGGCAACGGGATTTTATGGCCAACCCGAAACTGAGAAGCGCTATATATCGTGGCAACTGTTGGATACGTTGAAAGCCCAATGCGATATGCCATGGATCATATTCGGCGACTTCAACGAGATTGTCCATCAAAGCAAAAAATCAGGTGGGCAGGAAAGAGATGTGAAGCAAATGGAAGGTTTCAGAAATTGTTTGGGCCAATGTGGGTTAGTGGATATGGGCTCCGTGGGGCAGCGATTCACTTGGTGTAATGGGCGAATTGGAGATCAAAGAACTAAATTAAGGCTTGACCGGATGGTTGCTAATGAGGAATGGATGTCTAT ACCACTGCCCTTGCTGGCTTTGTCTCTCAAACGCAGACAACTAAGAAAGCCGGTGAGAAAGCGGTTTTTGTTTGAGGCTATGTGGACAAGGGATGATGGTTGTAGGGACATTATTGAGACAGCTTGGGATCCACTTGAGAATAGTGTTGTACACTTCATCACGGACAAATTGAAGAAGTGTCAAGACCATCTTCAGAGGTGGAATTGGAGGGTGTATGGGAATGTAAACAAAGTCCTTAGGCAGAAACAGTCAAAACTTCAGCATTTAGAAGCGTCAGAATGA